One Lucilia cuprina isolate Lc7/37 chromosome 4, ASM2204524v1, whole genome shotgun sequence DNA segment encodes these proteins:
- the LOC111688989 gene encoding uncharacterized protein LOC111688989, with amino-acid sequence MHPHHQQLAAAAAAAVANNHGHHGSPEAMKMFKPCTTKTSIVNRSFDEMGNLLWQQEAAEFVEQYPQRRRPKTAALLLRQSASAGTLYRKPETVMPILNKRASGGELLTAQQRHQRDLFSGELGIPDVNSHVGSMVHTFENMALQRRLAERQREQQEREHSKYIAELMALQAAAETQSDGTTPTASAAIVATTTTTKRTFIPSSGTHSSNNSKFQQLKKKTHETRQKIIQQILQNHPLHKDVTNIQSTPRHLQGARQASSNSEVYYRNIDEDYRKNLFGTLTKRKINPQELPQVINTTTSDVETSSFCDEIVAQAFDEIFEAYSGLEEDDEELQETKKSTTTLMPGFGNTCNFLKQYGKPGLTPKKLPPLMLNKKSAAPPPPAAAAYQTSSSSHTKRKIMPFLENKHRSSTIHNLFERLKTPPKKVHNNNVKLNKTPSDSLLKTEPLFPSSSQFLHKFPAHLHLNRELEGRESNEHLDQDFLRGSTVSQSFVRHLKVHKPSKGKAPPVPLETQSAKKPLKTSEALRQVLLFSKKSRSSDELLPDNYTTVETRKYYRRLDDDPKSEAKVLQKRLTDASSGLVNSENLQELQNQVVEI; translated from the coding sequence ATGTTTAAACCCTGTACCACAAAAACTTCCATTGTTAATCGTTCTTTTGATGAAATGGGAAATTTATTGTGGCAACAAGAAGCAGCCGAATTTGTCGAACAATATCCACAACGTAGAAGACCCAAAACTGCTGCATTACTGTTACGACAAAGTGCCTCGGCTGGTACTTTGTATCGTAAACCGGAAACTGTGATGcctattttaaataaacgagCCAGTGGCGGTGAATTATTAACAGCACAGCAAAGACATCAACGTGATTTGTTTAGTGGCGAATTGGGTATACCCGATGTCAATAGTCATGTGGGTAGCATGGTGCATACTTTCGAAAATATGGCCCTGCAAAGACGTTTAGCCGAACGACAACGTGAACAGCAAGAAAGAGAACACAGTAAGTATATAGCCGAACTAATGGCCCTGCAGGCTGCAGCTGAGACTCAATCCGACGGCACAACACCAACTGCCAGTGCCGCCATAGTAGCCACTACCACTACAACAAAACGAACCTTCATACCCTCATCTGGCACTCACAGTAGTAACAACAGCAAATTTcaacaattaaaaaagaaaactcatGAAACTAGACAGAAAATCATACAGCAGATATTGCAAAATCATCCGCTGCATAAAGATGTTACTAATATACAAAGCACTCCGCGTCATCTACAGGGAGCTCGTCAAGCTTCCTCCAATTCTGAAGTGTATTATCGTAATATAGATGAAGATTATCGTAAGAATTTATTTGGcactttaacaaaaagaaaaataaatcccCAAGAATTACCTCAAGTTATAAACACGACTACATCAGATGTAGAAACGTCTAGTTTTTGTGATGAAATTGTAGCTCAAGCTTTTGATGAGATTTTTGAGGCTTATAGTGGTTTAGAAGAGGACGACGAAGAACTACAGGAAACTAAAAAATCCACCACAACTTTAATGCCTGGTTTTGGTAATACctgtaattttcttaaacaatatggTAAACCCGGTTTAACACCCAAAAAGTTACCTCCccttatgttaaataaaaaatcagcgGCACCACCACCTCCCGCCGCAGCCGCCTATCAAACATCTTCCTCCAGTCATACGAAACGTAAAATTATgccatttttagaaaataaacacaGATCCTCTACCATACACAATCTATTTGAACGCCTCAAGACCCCACCCAAAAAAGTACATAATAATAATgtcaaactaaataaaactcCCTCGGATAGTTTACTCAAAACTGAACCTTTATTTCCTAGTAGTTcacaatttttacacaaatttccCGCTCATTTACATCTCAATCGTGAGTTAGAGGGTCGAGAGAGTAATGAACATTTAGATCAAGATTTTCTAAGAGGTTCAACAGTTTCACAATCATTTGTTAGACATTTAAAGGTTCACAAACCCTCCAAAGGTAAAGCTCCGCCTGTACCTTTGGAAACTCAAAGTGCCAAGAAACCCTTAAAGACTAGTGAGGCTTTAAGAcaggttttattattttccaaaaagtctCGTTCATCAGATGAATTATTGCCCGATAATTATACTACCGTAGAAACACGTAAGTATTATCGTCGTTTAGATGACGATCCTAAGAGTGAagcaaaagttttacaaaaacgaTTAACTGATGCTAGTAGTGGTTTAGTTAATAGTGAGAATTTGCAAGAGTTACAAAATCAGGTAGTGGAAATTTAG